One stretch of Lacimicrobium alkaliphilum DNA includes these proteins:
- a CDS encoding EAL domain-containing protein, translated as MADALFCPTDPDSYEPSVAQLANRELITCSPDTPLHKAATLMHQHQISCILIKQGPEVIGIWTEADARKLDFQSAQSFSQPVCEVMSQPVIHIQENLSLTEAASLMLKKRIRRLLVLDSHQQPLGMLTQTDIVRQQRIEFFLRLRDVGSSISRLPLKLAADMPLADAAKALRQHQSDAAIVEFNDSPPGIITERDLITVIANNSAELSLGQCCYRPLLTVHKNCSLLQAVDMLKERNIRHLAVCNDQEQFCGLLSFSDILANVEYAYIDQLKKALHDRDSALRTSTGYLRLAQKVIDVSMDAIMITSPDGIIESVNPSFSQVTGYDAVEAIGQTPKLLSSGMHGKDFYRTMWQALHERGHWQGEIWNKRKNGDLYPQWLSVTAIRDEKKQITQFAAIFSDISERKNQERKIHQLAYVDELTGLANRRLFLDRLQLSIANAHRHQHKMAVLFLDLDLFKRINDTLGHQAGDQALKEVAHRLNATVREGESVARLGGDEFTILVPEIDNCQSLQTLAKRLVSQFDQPVRLKGQDFFLTTSIGISLYPKDGKSAEQLIKHADLAMYEAKNAGRNQYCFYQSRTGQQTADELKMEQALRHALHHHQLAVHYQPKICLKTNQIRGFEALVRWHHSDYGMIAPADFIPLAEKLGLISALGEQVLEQVCKDINSHGLLGLPVSVNVSALQLADPTFCRRLCLLLGQHHVTNGRIELELTESCLIPEQADSTMRLLTELRKQGFRLSIDDFGTGYSSLSYLRRLPIDTLKIDRSFISELPENEEDSQITLAIIAMAKALGLEVIAEGIETPVQRQFLLQSGCLIGQGYLFWPALPVEALPLKTDCDSATLSLCQ; from the coding sequence ATGGCAGACGCCCTCTTTTGTCCGACCGATCCCGATAGTTATGAGCCCAGCGTTGCCCAACTGGCAAACCGTGAGCTGATCACCTGTAGCCCGGACACACCGTTGCATAAGGCCGCAACCCTGATGCATCAACATCAGATCAGCTGCATTCTGATCAAACAAGGGCCGGAGGTTATCGGTATCTGGACCGAGGCTGATGCCAGGAAGTTGGATTTCCAGTCTGCACAAAGCTTTTCCCAGCCCGTTTGCGAGGTCATGAGTCAGCCGGTGATCCATATCCAGGAAAACCTGAGCCTGACCGAAGCGGCCAGCCTGATGCTGAAAAAACGTATCCGCCGTTTGCTGGTGCTGGATAGTCATCAGCAGCCACTGGGCATGCTGACTCAAACCGATATCGTACGTCAGCAACGTATTGAATTCTTCCTGCGCCTGCGTGATGTTGGCTCCAGTATCAGCCGCCTACCGCTAAAACTCGCTGCAGACATGCCATTAGCCGATGCAGCCAAAGCCTTGCGCCAGCATCAAAGCGATGCCGCGATTGTGGAATTCAACGATAGCCCGCCCGGGATTATCACTGAACGGGATCTGATCACTGTGATCGCCAACAACAGCGCCGAATTGTCACTCGGCCAGTGTTGTTACAGGCCGCTTTTAACGGTTCACAAAAATTGTAGTCTGTTACAGGCGGTGGATATGCTCAAAGAGCGGAATATCCGCCACCTGGCAGTATGTAATGATCAGGAACAATTCTGTGGATTGTTATCCTTCAGCGATATTCTCGCCAATGTCGAATACGCCTATATTGATCAGTTGAAGAAGGCTCTGCATGACCGGGACTCAGCCTTACGAACCTCGACAGGCTACCTGCGCCTGGCACAGAAGGTGATTGATGTATCCATGGACGCCATTATGATCACCAGCCCTGACGGCATCATAGAATCCGTGAATCCCAGCTTTTCTCAGGTGACCGGATACGATGCCGTGGAGGCCATTGGCCAGACCCCCAAGTTGCTCAGTTCCGGTATGCATGGCAAAGATTTCTACCGCACCATGTGGCAGGCCCTGCACGAACGCGGTCACTGGCAGGGTGAAATATGGAATAAACGTAAAAATGGCGATCTCTATCCACAGTGGTTATCGGTAACGGCCATTCGTGATGAGAAAAAGCAGATCACCCAGTTTGCCGCCATTTTCAGCGATATCAGTGAACGTAAAAACCAGGAACGCAAGATCCATCAACTGGCCTATGTGGATGAACTCACCGGGCTGGCAAACCGGAGGCTGTTTCTGGACAGATTGCAACTGAGCATCGCCAATGCCCATCGCCACCAGCATAAAATGGCGGTCCTGTTTCTGGATCTGGACTTATTTAAACGTATCAATGACACCCTCGGCCATCAGGCAGGAGATCAGGCGCTTAAAGAGGTGGCGCACCGGCTCAATGCGACCGTGCGCGAGGGTGAATCGGTGGCCCGCTTAGGTGGCGATGAATTTACCATTCTGGTGCCGGAGATTGACAACTGTCAGTCTCTGCAGACCTTAGCCAAGCGTTTGGTCAGCCAGTTTGACCAGCCAGTGCGGCTTAAAGGGCAGGACTTTTTTCTGACTACCAGCATCGGTATCAGCCTCTACCCCAAAGATGGTAAGAGCGCAGAACAGCTGATCAAACATGCAGACCTTGCCATGTACGAGGCCAAAAATGCAGGCCGTAATCAGTATTGCTTCTACCAGTCCAGGACCGGCCAGCAAACCGCCGACGAACTGAAAATGGAGCAGGCGCTCAGGCACGCCCTGCATCACCATCAACTGGCGGTGCACTATCAGCCCAAAATATGCCTGAAAACCAATCAGATAAGGGGTTTTGAGGCTCTGGTGCGCTGGCATCACAGCGATTATGGCATGATTGCACCGGCTGACTTTATTCCGCTGGCAGAAAAACTTGGCCTGATCAGCGCGCTCGGTGAACAGGTGCTGGAGCAGGTGTGTAAAGATATAAATAGCCACGGACTGCTGGGTTTGCCTGTTTCGGTAAATGTGTCAGCGCTACAACTGGCCGATCCGACATTCTGCCGTCGACTGTGTCTGCTGCTTGGGCAGCACCATGTTACCAACGGCAGAATTGAACTGGAGCTGACCGAAAGCTGTTTAATTCCCGAACAGGCCGACTCCACCATGAGGCTGTTAACCGAACTGCGCAAGCAAGGTTTCAGACTCTCGATCGATGATTTTGGTACCGGTTATTCCTCACTGTCTTACCTGCGCCGGCTACCTATCGATACCCTCAAAATCGATCGCAGTTTTATCAGCGAGCTGCCGGAAAATGAAGAAGACAGTCAAATCACCCTGGCTATTATTGCCATGGCCAAGGCGCTGGGGCTGGAGGTCATTGCCGAGGGCATCGAAACCCCGGTACAACGGCAGTTTTTACTTCAGTCGGGTTGTCTGATTGGCCAGGGATATTTGTTCTGGCCCGCCCTGCCTGTTGAGGCGCTGCCGCTGAAAACCGACTGCGACAGCGCAACCCTTAGTTTGTGTCAGTAA